Proteins encoded in a region of the Zea mays cultivar B73 chromosome 2, Zm-B73-REFERENCE-NAM-5.0, whole genome shotgun sequence genome:
- the LOC100191810 gene encoding uncharacterized protein has protein sequence MAALRAVKALCGAEKEWVVGTHKAPGACPRCGGAVVAVDVESERRVLGLPLCLKSKRKYSCTKCLRRLVTLYG, from the coding sequence ATGGCGGCGTTGCGCGCGGTGAAGGCGCTGTGCGGCGCGGAGAAGGAGTGGGTGGTGGGCACGCACAAGGCGCCCGGGGCGTGCCCGCGCTGCGGCGGCGCCGTGGTGGCCGTGGACGTGGAGAGCGAGCGGCGCGTCCTGGGCCTGCCGCTGTGCCTCAAGAGCAAGCGCAAGTACTCCTGCACCAAGTGCCTCCGCCGCCTCGTCACCCTCTACGGCTAG
- the LOC100191368 gene encoding 60S ribosomal protein L7-2-like isoform X1 — MSSEAVKVAVPESVLRKRKREEQWAAEKKEKSLAERKKSIENRKLIFTRAKQYAEEYDAQEKELVQLKREARLKGGFYVSPEAKLLFVIRIRGINAMHPKTRKILQLLRLRQIFNGVFLKVNKATINMLRRVEPYVAYGYPNLKSVRELIYKRGYGKLNKQRIPLSNNQVIEEGLGKHNIICIEDLVHEIMTVGPHFKEANNFLWPFKLKAPLGGLKKKRNHYVEGGDAGNRENYINELIKRMN, encoded by the exons ATGTCGTCCGAggcggtgaaggtggcggtgccgGAGTCGGTACTCCGCAAGCGGAAGCGCGAGGAGCAGTGGGCCGccgagaagaaggagaagtcccTGGCCGAGAGGAAGAAGTCCATCGAGAACCGGAAGCTCATCTTCACCCGCGCCAAGCAGTACGCCGAGGAGTACGATGCCCAG gagaaggaactggtACAGCTTAAGCGTGAGGCCCGTTTGAAGGGTGGTTTCTATGTCAGTCCTGAGGCAAAGCTGCTATTTGTGATCCGCATCCGTGG TATCAATGCCATGCATCCTAAGACCAGGAAGATATTGCAGCTTCTGCGTTTGAGGCAG ATATTCAATGGCGTGTTCCTGAAAGTCAACAAGGCTACCATTAACATGCTTCGCAGGGTTGAGCCTTATGTTGCATATGG GTACCCGAACTTGAAGAGTGTCAGGGAGTTGATCTACAAGAGGGGCTACGGAAAACTGAACAAGCAGAGGATCCCTCTGTCTAACAACCAAGTCATCGAGGAG GGCTTGGGCAAGCACAACATCATTTGCATTGAGGATCTTGTTCATGAGATCATGACTGTCGGCCCACACTTCAAGGAGGCGAACAACTTCCTTTGGCCATTTAAGCTGAAGGCACCGCTGGGAGGTCTGAAGAAGAAGAGGAACCACTATGTGGAGGGTGGTGATGCCGGTAACCGTGAGAATTACATCAACGAGCTCATCAAAAGGATGAATTAG